The nucleotide window CTGTGACGGGGTGGGCGGCTGCGGCGCCGGCGGCAGGGCTGTTTTTGCCAGGACCGGCGCCGAGTCGGAGGGGAGTGTGTTGACCGGAAGTGCCAGCGCCGGTTTCGTCTGTTTGACCGGAGATGGGACTGCCGCCGGAACGACCGCCGGTGCGGATGGTGTTCTAGGAATCGGTGCGGAGGACGGCGCAGGGGTGGCGGGGTACACATCCACAACCAGGCGGTCCGGCTTGCTCAGTGGCATGAGCTTGTAGTCGCGGATAGTCTGCATGTCGAGCGAAATGACGACGGAACGGGGGTGCGGCTGCGTGAGGGTGATCTCGCCCGGCCAGGTGCGTTCCGCTACGCGGTCTTTAACGGGGTTGGCCATCTGCGTATTTTGCAATTCGATGATAATTCGGTTGGGCTGCGCCAGGCGGTTCTGCGTGAACGACGTGCTGTGCTGCATGTCCAGGACGAGACGGGTATGGTCGGGGTAGGTTTTCAGGCGGACATCGCGCACCACAGCCGGCGGAGCGACGGCCGGTGCGAACTTCCGCCGAGCTTTTCGCCCACGTGGCACCTGGTTCGGCGACGAGGATTGCTGGCCGCCCTGGGTGAGGGCCAGCGCCTCGGGGGATAGCCGCGCGGGATCAAGCGGCCACGCCGCAAGGACGACGAGCAGCGAGCCAAGAAACACCAGGGTTTGTCGCAGGGGCAGGCGCATGAGGTTTACGTAAAATTCTCGTGTGCAGTGACAAGATTGTCAAGAACACGCAGGGAGACTCGCATTGTTCCGCCCGGCACCCGGTTCGTCCGGTAGTGCGAACAGGCGGCGTGCGTTCGCGGAGGTAAGCCGTCCTACCTCCTCCGCGCTGATGGGCGACTCCGTGCTTTTGACGGTCGCAATGGTCTCGGCAACCAGTTTGACGTAGGCCGGCTCGTTCCGTTTGCCGCGATGCGGGGCTGGCGTGAGATAGGGGCAGTCGGTTTCAATCAGGACCCGATCCATTGGCACGGTCTTAACGATCTCGCGCAGCATCGTGGCGTTCGGAAAGGTCACGACCCCAGAGAAGGACAAATAAAAACCCAGGTCGAGTCCGTCTTTCGCCAGCCAGGCATCGCCGGTGAAGCAATGGAAGACGCCACCCGCCGTGCCGGCCCGCTCTTCCTTTAGGATCGCGATGGTGTCTTCCTGGGCTTCCCGCGTGTGGACGATGATCGGAAGGTTGAGGTCGCGCGCCAAGGCGATTTGCTCGCGAAACCGCTCCCGCTGCAGCGTGGGCGGGGAGTGATTGTAATGGTAATCGAGGCCAATTTCTCCATACGCCACAACCTTGGGATGCTGTGCCAACCGGCGCAGCTCCTCGTACCAATTTGCGGCGATGTGCCGGACTTCGTGTGGATGCACGCCAATGGCGGCATAGACAAACGGGTATCGGGCGGCCAGCTCGACCGCGGCCGTACTGGTAGCCAGATCACAGCCGATCGTCAGGAAGGCCTCGACGCCGGCGTCGCGGGCGCGGGTGATCATCGCCTCGCGATCGTCGTCGTAGCGGGGGTCGTCCAAGTGGGTGTGGGTGTCGATGAGCATGGCGCGCACTGTAGCATGCGGCGTGCGGATTGAGAAGCGGCGCGCGCCGACGAAAGCAGTTGACAAAATTTCACATGCAATGATAACAATTACAAATGTCTAATGTAAGGCTGTTCATGCCATCCTACAGGTGGATGCTGCGCACGATGCTGCCCCTGGCGCTGCTCGGCGTGCTCCTGGCGCTAGCGCCGGTTGCCGTCGCGCTCGAAGTGCACCATGAGTTGGGCGCGGCCGACGGGGACGGCCACCAGCATACCGACAACGACATCTGCCAGTGGGTTCAGCAGCACACCGGCACTTCCGAGATGGTTGATGGGCTGGCCCCTGCCGTCTCGTGCAAACAGACCATCTGGGCGCAACCGACCGTTGCTGCGCTCCTGCCCGCTCCTCTGCAAGGTGCCGCCGGCTCCCGCGCACCACCCCGTTCCTAATCGCATTCCGTTTCGTTTACTGACAGGTCCATGCGTGCTGAAGGCTGCGCCACCTGCCAGTGGCTGCGTCCATCATTTTTAAACACTTAGGAGAGATCATGAAGGTCAATATTTTCAAGGCAACTGGCGTTGCCGTTTTGTGCTGGTGTGTGTGGGGCGGGGAGGGGCTTGCCGCGGAAGACACCGGGGGGGGCCGCACGATCACGGGGACTGTCCAGAATCAGGACCTGCGTCGCGTGGGACAAGCGCTGGTGGAGGTCAGGGATAAGGACGGGAAAATCGTCGCGGACAAGGCCAGTAACGAAGCGGGCGAATTTGCAGTGGCGGTGCCCGAGGAGGGGACCTACTCCGTCAGCGCCGTGCTGGAGACCTACCGGAGCGAGTACATCATCGTGAAGATCGGGACAGAGGCGCCGGCGCCGGTGAAATTGACCCTGTCGCTGACGCAGGAAATCTCGCTGGAGGTGCGCTCGCCCCTGCCGCCGATCCAGTACAAGGCCTCGAGCGAAACCTACTCCATCAGTCGTAAGGAGATCGAGCAACTGCCGCGTGGCAACAACAATGAACTGCACGACGTGCTGCTAACGGTCCCGAGTGCGGCCTACGGATCGCAAAAGCAGATTCACATCCGGCAGGACCACGCGAATCTGCAATTTCGTATCGATGGCGTGCCGATTCCGGACACGGTGTCGACCGCCTTTTCCGACGTGATCACGCCGCGTGCCTGGGAACGGGCCGACATCATTCTGGGCGGCATGGACGCCCAATACGGGAACAAGGCTACGGCTATCTTGGATATCACGACCAAGAGCGGAACAAAGCCGGGGTTTGGCTCCGTGCAGATGTTCGGGGGATCAAACCATACCGTCAATCCGTCCTTCGAGTATGGCGGGAAGGTCGGGGAGAAGTTCCGGTACTACGTGTTGAACAGCCACGTCGCCACCAACCGCGGGATCGAACCACCGACGCTGGGCAGTACCCCCCATCACGACCAGAGCGAACGGAACCAGACCTTTCTGCGCGGCGATTACCAGGAGGACAATCGGAACAATTTCACCTGGTTGTTTCTCAACTCCGTAGGCAAGTACCAGATCCCGACCCGAGGCGCTGGGGCGGTGAATACGACCATCCGCGACCTCATCCGGAACCAGTATGGCAGCACCTGGACCCCCGTGAAATCAGAGTTTGTAGACGAAAATCAGAAAGAGGACAATCAGTATGCCCACATGGTGTGGCGGCACGACGCGAACGCCAGCAATTCTTTCAGCCTGGCGGGATACTTCCGACGCACGCGGGCCTCGTTTAAGACGGATATTTTGAATGCGCTGGCCTATACGGAGGACGCGGAGGAGCCTTTCTCCGCCTCGCACCAGGACCGCCTGGCCCATTCGGCGGGCATCCGGTTCGACCATACCTACACGCCGACTCAGCGGCATTTGATCAAGGCCGGATTTCAGGTCGACCGGACGCAGGCCGTCAGTAAAACGCGGCTCTTTACCTTCGCTGCCGCCGGCGATGCGCCCACGGGGAACGTGATCACCCGCAACGCTGACAACCGCCTGATTGGGTGGCGGCAGGAATTCTGGCTGCAGGACCAGTGGAGTCCGACCGAGCAGTGGACGTTCAACCTCGGCGTCCGCGGCGACGCCGTGCAATTTCAACGCAACGAAGGGCAGGTGAGCCCCAGGATCGGCGCGACCTACAAGGCCAATGAGGCCAATGTCTTTCACGTCTTCTACGGTCGGTTGTTTACGCCGCCCAATCTGGAGAACATCTCGTTTACCAAGCTGAATACGGCCGGGACGAAAGCCGCGCCGGAGAATACGACCAACAACACGGCCGCGGCCGAACGCGCGCACTATGTCGAAGTCGGCAGCTACCACGCCCTCTCGCGGTACGCCACGGTGGAGCTGACCGGTTACTACAAGCAAGCCAATAACCTTTCCGACGCGGGGCAGTTCGGCACCACGCCGATGATGAACTATTTCGCCTTCAAGCGAGGCTGGCAGCGCGGAATCGACGGCGCACTGAAGCTCCAGCTCAATGACGATCTCACGGCCAGAGGCAACGTCGCGTGGGGTCAGTGCAAGGGCTATGGGTTGCAATCCGGTCATAATCTGCTGGAGCAGAAAGAAATCAACGATATCAATTCACAGGGTGGGATTTTCTGCGATCACTCGCAGTCGATGACCAGTTCGGCGCTCGTGAACTACCGGTTGGCGGAGCACACGTCGGTGTCGGGGCAGATGCTCTACGGTTCCGGCCTGCGGACCGCGGTTAATGACGACGCCAAGACGAATTCCAGCCACTTCGGCTCGCACACGACGTATAATCTTTCTCTCAACCATATCATTCCGATGGACGGGCAGCAGAAGTTCCTGTTGGGATTGGATGTCGTGAATCTGCTCGATCGGAGGTATTGGATCAATCAGGGGGATGGCAGCATTGGGCTCGGCACATCGCATGCCGGGATGCCGCGGTCGATCTTCTTTCGCGGGCAGTGGTTCTTTTAAGACAGGTTAAAGTTGAGGTTGAGGTTGAGGAGAAGCGAGAATGGGATCTTGCAGACTGGCAACGATCGTCGTTTTCCTGACCCTCAGCCTTAGCCTGAACCTGGGCCTCGCGGCCGAGGGGGATCGGGCCACGCATCACTCGGATCACGAGGAGGACGTCGTTCTGTTGCCACCGGTGCACGTGCACGGGCTCCCGCTGAACAAGGATCGGCAAGCGGGGCCCGTGCCCACCCACACCCCCTGGCCGGTCATCCCGCCGGTGCTGGAGGGGACAGTCCTCGATGACTGGATGAAAGTGCGGCTGCTCGTGGCGAAAAATGCGACGTCGGAAATTGTCATCCTGGAGCCCTGCAAGCACCGCGAGCTGACCCATGCCGGAGTCGGCGCGCTCAAGCAGTGGAAGTTCGATCCGCAGATGAAGGGGGACGAGCCGGTGGATGGGGAACTGACGGTCCGCATCCATTTCCGCACGCAGTAGTGGGCCGGTTCGATTGGTATTCCCGCCGCGCTGGTGGTACTGTACCGCATGCCGCTGCGCCTCCGCCCTCGACGGGCCCGCTGACATGGACGTGGCCATTTTCCAGGTGATCAACGCGCTGGCCGGCCAGTCCGAATGGCTGGATGGGCTCATGGCCCAGCTTGGCCAACTGAAGTTGCTCATGCCGCTAGGCCTGGCCGCGCTGGGGTGGTGGATGTGGACGCGTCGTGTCGAGGCCGCCCTGGCCGGGCCGGTGCTGGGCGTCTCGCTTGGCGTGGGGGATTTTCTTGGCGCGCAGGTCAAATGGCTGCTCGCGCGGCCGCGTCCCTGCCAGGTGCTCTCCGGCGTCCATCAGATTACCGGCTGCGGTGGTACGTTCAGTTTTCCCTCCAACCATGCGCTCAATACGGCGGCGGCCGCTGCGTTTTTGCAGGTCCTCTATCCGAAAACCGGCTGGGTCAGCTGGCCGCTCGTGGCCGTCATCGGCTATTCGCGGGTGTATGTCGGTGGGCACTATCCGACCGACGTGCTGGGCGGTTGGGCAATCGGGGGCGCGCTCGGCGCGGGGGTGGCGCTGCTACTGCTCCGCTGGCCGAAGTTTCGCGGCCCGCATTCGGCAGACAAGCCGACGCGCTAGCGTTTTTTGAGCATCAGGAGTCCAACACCGCGAACGGGATCGACCGGTTCATCATTCCGGTGCGCCCCTCTGTGGCCGGCTCGCGTGCTGGCGGAGATGCTCCGGTGGAGGCAGTCCTACTAAGGGCAGGCCGCCATAGTTTTATGAACCTCCCCCTGATCGGGGCCGCCCCCAATCACCCCAACTGGTCAGAGGAGCTAGTGCGCGGAGCCCGCTGGATAGCCGGCACGTTTATGCTGGCCGCTCGTTAACGGGGGAGAGCGGGGGGCAATCGTTCGGAAAGCACCGGGTACTGTACCTCGTGCAAGCCAAAGCGCCCGCCGGCGTTGTCGGCGGCAACGATGCGAAGCGTCAGCCCGTCCGGTACCTCGGTGTCTCGCGGCACGAAAAACGGCGCTTCAAAGAGGCCTTTCGAGCCTCCATAGAACAGTTGGATGCGCTCGAGGACGCGGCCGCCGGCTAGCACCTCGCCGTACATGCTGAGCTTGCGGGAATCCCAGTCGCCGTGCGGTCTGACCGGATTGCCGGACAGGGTGCGAATCGACGCACGGAGTTGGACATCAGATTTGGCAATGAGCGGCTCGCCCGGTTTCGGGTGCTCGATCTGGACGAGGAACCCGTAGAGGTGCAGGACGATGCCGTCGTGCGTCAGATCCTGTCCGGGAATCAGCAGTACGCGGGTGCTGGTTTGGCGAACAGCCTGCGGATAGGCCAGCGGTCCTTCTGCCGTAATTGTGACAAGCGTCGGACGTTCCAAGTGGAGCGTGGTTCTGAAAGCCGCGGCCGGGGAGGGATAATGTGGCTCGTCCATCAGGCGGGGCGTGCGCATAATCTGGTTTTGATGGCCGGCCTCACCTTGCTGAAGGCCCCGGGCCAATACCGTGCCGGTCGCCGTGTCAGTAATCGTGATCCGTGCGCCACCGACGTCATCTCCCAATGCCATGGCGCCGCCGGCCACCACACGGACCAGTATTTCCGTGGGCACCGGGCCGAGGGGCGGCTCGTAGAGAGTGGCCGCGACGGCGGCGTGCGCAGCCAGAAGAACGGTGCAGGCCGCGAAGAGACGCACCGTGTTATTTGACTTTAGTGCCTGGATCCACATCGCTCATCAGACAGACCAGTTCCTTCACCTCGGCATCGCCGGCGGCCAGCACCATGCCCTGCGATTCCACCCCCATCAGCTTGGCCGGTTTCAGATTGGCGACGATGACAATCCTCCGGCCGATCAGTTCCTCCGGCCCGTATTTTTTCCCGATGCCGGCCACGATCTGCCGCCGCTCGGTTCCGAGATCCACTTGCAGCGTAATGAGCTTCTCCGATTTTGGAACCCGCTCCGCTTGAAGCACCTTTGCAACCTTCAGTTGAATTTTCTGAAAGTCTTCGATGCCGATCAGCGGCGGTCCTGCTGGTATCGCGGGCGGGGGTGGTGTGAGCGGTGTGTCGGGTGTCACGGCGGTGGCTCCTTGGGTTGACATTTTTGTATCGATTTTCGGAATCAGCGGCGCGCCTTTCGTGATGGCCGTGCCGGGTTGCAGGCGGCCCCACACAAAGGTATCGCGAGCAAGTGGGCGCGAGAAGTCCGTCCCGGCCCCCAACCGGCGATTGATTTCCCCGGCGATTGTCGGCATGAACGGATGCAGGCAGATGCTGGCGATCCGCAGGGCTTCCCCTACAGTCGCGAGAACCGTGTCGAGTTTCGGTTTATCCTCCGGTTGTTTGGCCAGCACCCAGGGGGCGCTCTGATCGATGTATTGATCACACAGCGT belongs to Nitrospira sp. and includes:
- a CDS encoding TatD family deoxyribonuclease, with protein sequence MLIDTHTHLDDPRYDDDREAMITRARDAGVEAFLTIGCDLATSTAAVELAARYPFVYAAIGVHPHEVRHIAANWYEELRRLAQHPKVVAYGEIGLDYHYNHSPPTLQRERFREQIALARDLNLPIIVHTREAQEDTIAILKEERAGTAGGVFHCFTGDAWLAKDGLDLGFYLSFSGVVTFPNATMLREIVKTVPMDRVLIETDCPYLTPAPHRGKRNEPAYVKLVAETIATVKSTESPISAEEVGRLTSANARRLFALPDEPGAGRNNASLPACS
- a CDS encoding energy transducer TonB, whose translation is MGSCRLATIVVFLTLSLSLNLGLAAEGDRATHHSDHEEDVVLLPPVHVHGLPLNKDRQAGPVPTHTPWPVIPPVLEGTVLDDWMKVRLLVAKNATSEIVILEPCKHRELTHAGVGALKQWKFDPQMKGDEPVDGELTVRIHFRTQ
- a CDS encoding phosphatase PAP2 family protein yields the protein MDVAIFQVINALAGQSEWLDGLMAQLGQLKLLMPLGLAALGWWMWTRRVEAALAGPVLGVSLGVGDFLGAQVKWLLARPRPCQVLSGVHQITGCGGTFSFPSNHALNTAAAAAFLQVLYPKTGWVSWPLVAVIGYSRVYVGGHYPTDVLGGWAIGGALGAGVALLLLRWPKFRGPHSADKPTR